One window from the genome of Eublepharis macularius isolate TG4126 chromosome 15, MPM_Emac_v1.0, whole genome shotgun sequence encodes:
- the LOC129342824 gene encoding phospholipase A2 inhibitor gamma subunit B-like has translation MKAVLSACLLFGLLSPVALLQCYFCPGGLCDTPEIVNCTDDQDACVSAINKFRIGEIYPGSNIHSKYCGKTREDCVNKRFSMHVGEDASYRSHLECCCRDNCNKEFLTLSDPVKLPPNGIQCPSCIAFGETECSETENIACTGEETKCIVGAMVVETDTEQQPSDIAFQGCGTPSICTAKISKAPVSSNEMKYTVKRIQCINNTEVITV, from the exons TGGCACTGCTGCAATGCTATTTCTGTCCGGGAGGGTTGTGTGATACACCAGAAATTGTGAACTGCACTGATGACCAAGATGCCTGTGTTTCAGCCATAAATAAGTTCAGAATAG GTGAAATTTATCCAGGATCCAACATTCATTCGAAGTATTGTGGTAAAACTAGAGAAGACTGTGTGAACAAGCGATTCAGCATGCATGTAGGAGAGGATGCGAGCTATCGTTCCCATCTTGAGTGCTGCTGCCGTGACAACTGCAATAAAGAATTTCTCACTT TGTCAGATCCTGTGAAACTTCCCCCCAATGGGATACAATGCCCATCCTGCATTGCCTTCGGTGAGACCGAGTGCTCGGAAACCGAAAACATTGCCTGTACTGGTGAGGAGACGAAATGCATTGTGGGAGCCATGGTGGTGGAAACAG aTACTGAACAACAACCAAGTGATATAGCTTTCCAAGGTTGTGGAACGCCAAGCATATGCACTGCTAAAATTTCAAAGGCACCTGTATCCTCTAATGAAATGAAATACACCGTGAAACGAATTCAGTGCATCAACAACACTGAAGTCATAACAGTGTAA